The Sneathiella limimaris region GACTTGAATGCCGTAGGATCGATCCGCTGACCCGGAACCGACCTCATGGAGAAAGATTACATCACCCTTCCATTCACGAACCTTCATGCTGTGATTAGAAAGTGCGGTCAGTTTTTCGGAAAGGGCTGTTAGCTCATGATAGTGGGTGGCGAACAGACCGCGACATTTATTCATATCGTGCAAATGTTCGACCGTCGCCCAAGCAATGGAAAGACCGTCGAAAGTCGCTGTTCCTCTACCGATTTCATCAAGAATGACGAGTGCCCGCTCGGTTGCTTGATTAAGGATGGAGGCGGTTTCGACCATCTCCACCATAAATGTGGATCGGCCACGCGCCAAATCGTCAGCTGCACCAACCCGGCTGAATAACCGGTCGACAACTCCGATGTGAGCCTTGGTGGCTGGGACGTATGCTCCGATTTGGGCAAGGATTGTGATAATAGCGTTTTGCCTGAGAAAGGTACTTTTACCAGCCATATTGGGGCCGGTTAGCAACCAAAGGCGACTTGACTCGCTCAAATTGCAGTCATTGGCGACAAAACTGCCTTCGTTCTCTTTGAGAAGGGCTGCTTCGACGACTGGATGACGGCCCCCTTGAATGTCAAAGGTGAAACTATCATCTACTTCGGGCCGAACATAGGATTGGTCAATGGCCAATTCAGCATGACTGGCAGAAACATCTAAAGTTGCCATTGCTTCTGCAGCATCTAGGATCATGCTACCCCAACCAATGACTTTCTTAAGCAAAGCTTCGAAGAGCTCCAGTTCCAGTGCCGTTGCTCGATCTGCTGCCCGGGAGATTTTATCCTCGAGTTCGCCGAGCTCTACAGTTGTATAGCGAATGGCGTTTGCCATAGTCTGACGGTGAATAAAGTCCCCCTGCATGTTGTCGGCAAAACGGGGTGTCACTTCAATAAAATAGCCAAGAACATTATTATGCTTAATTTTCAGAGAAGGGACTTTTGTCTCTGTTGAATATTTGGCCTGTAGATTGGCAATATGTCGTCGGCTTTCGTCGCGCAAGGTTTTCAGTTCATCAAGATCAACCCGGTATCCCTTGGCGATAAACCCGCCATCGCGGGCTAAAAGAGGTAGATCTGGAGCCAATGCCTTGGTCAGCTCATCGACAATCTCGGCATGAAAACCGAGTTGTTTTGACGCTTGAGAAATTCCTGTTACTGGGCCGTTAAGCTCATCATCGGTTAATACAGCTCGAAGTTCAGCCGTTTGAGCAAGTCCGTCGCGAATAGCAGCCAGATCACGCGGTCCACCGCGGCCAAGGGTTAGCCGAGAAAGAGCACGTTCTACATCTGGACATTTTCTCAAGATTTCGCGAATACTTTCACGCCGTTTCGAGTTCGAAACGAAATAGCTAACCATATTTTGACGATAGTGAATGGCGGCGACGTCCATCAAAGGGCTGGAGATATCTGCGGCTAGTTTTCGAGCGCCAGCACCAGTTATGGTTCGATCGATAGTCGCCAAGAGACTGCCCTGACGTTCCCCATTCATGGTGCGGATCAGTTCAAGATTTCGGCGGGTTGCACCGTCAATAGCCATGATATCTGAGGCGGCCTGTTGGACGGGGCGTTTAATCAGCGGGAACTTACCCTTTTGGGTCAGTTCTACATAATCGACAAGAGAGCCGGCGGCGGCAAGCTCTGCTCGGTTGAATTGTCCAAAAGCGTCTAGCGCTGAAACTTCAAAAATTTCTTTGAGGCGTTTTTCTCCGTTTTGACTGTCAAAACGGGCACTTGGCAATGGGGTCAGGCAGCTATCCCATTGTTGTAGGGTCTCCTGATAAGCGGGGTCATCCAACCACCGATCAGACACCAGAATCTCACCAGGGTTTAATCGGGCTAAATGTGTATCTAAATCTTCAATCGCAGACCCAGTTGTAAAAAATTCTCCGGTCGACATATCGAGCCAAGCGAGCGCCAAGGAGCTGCCAGAGCGGGCAATACTCACCAGAAAGTTATGAGCTCTCGCATCCAAAAGGTTATCTTCGGTTAGCGTACCTGGTGTGACGAGGCGGACAACGTCTCGTTTAACCACAGACTTTGAGCCTCGTTTTTTCGCTTCTGCCGGACTTTCGACTTGTTCGGCTACAGCGACCCGGTGCCCTTTGCGGATGAGGCGCTGAAGATATCCATCGGCTGAGTGAACCGGCACTCCGCACATGGGAATATCCTCTCCTTCATGCTTTCCCCTTTTTGTGAGAGCAATATCCAAGGCTTGGGCAGCAACAACAGCATCTTCGAAGAAGAGCTCGTAGAAGTCACCCATACGATAAAAGAGAAGACTATCCGAATAGTCGGATTTAATGGCCAGATATTGCGCCATCATAGGCGTTACTGACTTATTCTCTTGCGACTTTGTTTTGGCTACTGTAGGCA contains the following coding sequences:
- the mutS gene encoding DNA mismatch repair protein MutS, coding for MPTVAKTKSQENKSVTPMMAQYLAIKSDYSDSLLFYRMGDFYELFFEDAVVAAQALDIALTKRGKHEGEDIPMCGVPVHSADGYLQRLIRKGHRVAVAEQVESPAEAKKRGSKSVVKRDVVRLVTPGTLTEDNLLDARAHNFLVSIARSGSSLALAWLDMSTGEFFTTGSAIEDLDTHLARLNPGEILVSDRWLDDPAYQETLQQWDSCLTPLPSARFDSQNGEKRLKEIFEVSALDAFGQFNRAELAAAGSLVDYVELTQKGKFPLIKRPVQQAASDIMAIDGATRRNLELIRTMNGERQGSLLATIDRTITGAGARKLAADISSPLMDVAAIHYRQNMVSYFVSNSKRRESIREILRKCPDVERALSRLTLGRGGPRDLAAIRDGLAQTAELRAVLTDDELNGPVTGISQASKQLGFHAEIVDELTKALAPDLPLLARDGGFIAKGYRVDLDELKTLRDESRRHIANLQAKYSTETKVPSLKIKHNNVLGYFIEVTPRFADNMQGDFIHRQTMANAIRYTTVELGELEDKISRAADRATALELELFEALLKKVIGWGSMILDAAEAMATLDVSASHAELAIDQSYVRPEVDDSFTFDIQGGRHPVVEAALLKENEGSFVANDCNLSESSRLWLLTGPNMAGKSTFLRQNAIITILAQIGAYVPATKAHIGVVDRLFSRVGAADDLARGRSTFMVEMVETASILNQATERALVILDEIGRGTATFDGLSIAWATVEHLHDMNKCRGLFATHYHELTALSEKLTALSNHSMKVREWKGDVIFLHEVGSGSADRSYGIQVAKLAGLPAAVITRAETVMSHLQEKDQGTSKTKLVDDLPLFATVVEKIEEEKAATTPSELEEKLRSLNPDELTPREAQNLLYELKELMQDP